The Thermoplasmata archaeon genome contains a region encoding:
- a CDS encoding roadblock/LC7 domain-containing protein — translation MSAWSGIVVGAIALAVVVVAVGQPAWEWRLSDSSQVDIWSYGLFGATHTIENKTFGNATVQNFTYLNLPNQSRMAALFSAMQLGFEGAVACIVAALALSAATLRRRLRGMFAGSAMVAGCLLALVVPLYLVLQITSAAEDLPQLNGNSLPSFEGQILYGPSLLTWGPNVTWYLLLGLCILLAFGASEVWSLRPSRKPAARQAVLARGADPPPPEPPTPAHLEPAIEEVFVIGSNGLLIKHMSRTLMSEKDRDVVGGMISVLSNFVRETFSERDGNDVQEVTLGDHRFILCNERGIVVAVLVTRGATEDIVPRLRHLLACLIDRYADKLDEWGGEPLEGIEDEIAVLWQPFFLPPPPAD, via the coding sequence ATGTCTGCGTGGTCCGGCATCGTCGTCGGAGCCATCGCGCTCGCGGTCGTCGTGGTCGCGGTCGGCCAACCGGCGTGGGAGTGGCGGCTCTCGGATAGCAGCCAGGTGGACATCTGGTCCTACGGCCTCTTTGGGGCCACGCACACGATCGAGAACAAGACCTTCGGCAATGCGACGGTCCAGAACTTCACATACCTGAACCTGCCGAACCAAAGCCGCATGGCCGCCCTGTTCTCGGCCATGCAACTCGGGTTCGAAGGCGCGGTCGCGTGCATTGTGGCCGCGTTGGCCCTGAGCGCCGCGACCCTGCGACGTAGACTCCGCGGGATGTTCGCAGGGAGCGCGATGGTGGCGGGGTGCCTGCTCGCGCTCGTTGTCCCCCTTTACCTGGTCCTGCAGATCACCTCCGCCGCGGAGGATCTGCCCCAGCTGAACGGGAACTCCCTGCCGAGCTTCGAAGGCCAGATCCTGTACGGACCCAGCCTGCTCACTTGGGGACCGAACGTCACCTGGTACCTCCTCCTGGGCCTGTGCATCCTCCTCGCCTTCGGCGCGTCAGAGGTGTGGTCCCTCCGGCCGTCGCGGAAGCCCGCGGCCAGGCAAGCGGTCCTGGCCCGTGGCGCGGACCCGCCGCCGCCCGAGCCGCCCACGCCCGCCCACCTCGAGCCCGCGATCGAGGAGGTCTTCGTCATCGGCTCCAACGGACTCCTGATCAAGCATATGTCCCGCACCCTCATGTCGGAGAAGGACCGGGACGTCGTCGGGGGCATGATCAGCGTCCTCTCCAACTTTGTCCGGGAGACGTTCTCGGAACGGGACGGCAACGACGTCCAGGAAGTCACGCTCGGAGACCACCGCTTCATCCTTTGTAACGAACGCGGGATCGTCGTCGCGGTCCTCGTGACCCGTGGCGCCACGGAGGACATCGTGCCGCGGCTGCGCCATCTTCTGGCCTGCCTCATCGACCGCTACGCGGACAAGCTCGACGAATGGGGCGGGGAGCCGCTCGAGGGGATCGAGGACGAGATCGCGGTCCTCTGGCAACCCTTCTTCCTCCCGCCGCCTCCTGCGGACTGA